In Oncorhynchus mykiss isolate Arlee chromosome 1, USDA_OmykA_1.1, whole genome shotgun sequence, the following proteins share a genomic window:
- the LOC110525380 gene encoding tyrosine-protein kinase CSK: MSEPQTPTWPQGTECVAKYNFKGTTEQDLPFNKGDVLTIIVVTKDPNWYKAKNTAGQEGTIPANYVQKREGVKQGGKLSLMPWFHGKITREQAECLLIPPEMGLYLVRESTNYPGDYTLCVSCDGKVEHYRIVYKEGKLSIDEEAFFENLMQLVEHYTKDADGLCTKLIKPKLEEGTVAAQDEFSRSGWALNRKEINIHQSIGKGEFGDVKVGDYRGTKVAVKCIKHDATAQAFIAEASVMTQLRHNNLVQLLGVIVEEKGSLFIVTEYMAKGSLVDYLRSRGRTVLGGDSLLKFSVDVCEAMEYLEANNFVHRDLAARNVLVSDDNIAKVSDFGLTKEASSNQDTAKLPIKWTSPEALREKKFSTKSDVWSYGILLWEIYSFGRVPYPRIPLKDVVPRVEKGYKMDAPDGCPEVVYEVMKQCWTLDPLVRPCFRVLREKLQHILAKELYL; this comes from the exons ATGTCTGAACCCCAG ACACCAACATGGCCACAGGGCACAGAGTGTGTGGCCAAATACAACTTTAAGGGCACCACAGAGCAGGACCTGCCCTTCAACAAAGGAGATGTCTTAACCATAATCGTGGTGACTAAG GACCCGAACTGGTACAAAGCCAAGAACACAGCAGGTCAAGAAGGCACCATCCCAGCTAACTATGTCcagaagagagaaggggtgaaGCAAGGGGGCAAGCTGAGTCTAATGcc ATGGTTCCATGGTAAGATAACTAGGGAGCAGGCTGAGTGTCTCCTGATCCCCCCAGAGATGGGTCTGTACCTTGTGAGGGAGAGCACCAACTACCCTGGGGACTATACTCTGTGTGTGAGTTGCGACGGCAAGGTGGAGCACTACCGCATTGTCTACAAGGAGGGAAAGCTCAGCATCGACGAGGAGGCGTTCTTCGAGAACCTCATGCAGCTTGttgag caCTATACCAAAGATGCAGATGGTCTCTGCACCAAACTGATCAAGCCGAAGCTGGAGGAGGGTACTGTGGCAGCCCAGGATGAGTTCTCCAGGAGCGGCTGGGCTCTCAACAGGAAGGAAATCAATATCCACCAGTCCATTGGGAAAGGAGAGTTTGGAG ATGTAAAGGTGGGAGACTACAGAGGGACCAAAGTAGCGGTGAAGTGTATCAAACACGATGCTACAGCACAGGCCTTCATCGCTGAAGCTTCAGTCATGAC GCAACTGAGACACAATAACCTGGTCCAGTTGCTAGGTGTCATCGTTGAGGAGAAGGGAAGCCTGTTTATCGTCACTGAGTACATGGCCAAG GGCAGTCTAGTGGACTACCTACGCTCCAGAGGTCGGACAGTGCTGGGTGGGGATTCCCTACTCAAGTTCTCAGT tGACGTGTGTGAGGCCATGGAGTATCTGGAGGCCAATAACTTTGTCCACAGAGACCTGGCAGCCCGTAATGTTCTGGTGTCAGATGATAACATCGCCAAGGTCAGCGACTTCGGCCTGACCAAGGAGGCCTCCTCTAATCAGGACACAGCCAAACTGCCCATCAAGTGGACCTCACCAGAGGCCCTAAGGGAAAAG AAATTCTCCACCAAGTCAGACGTGTGGAGCTATGGGATCTTGCTGTGGGAGATCTACTCCTTTGGACGAGTGCCTTACCCCAGAATT CCTCTAAAGGACGTGGTACCACGCGTGGAGAAGGGCTACAAGATGGATGCCCCAGACGGTTGTCCTGAGGTGGTGTATGAAGTCATGAAGCAGTGCTGGACCCTGGATCCCCTGGTGCGGCCATGCTTTAGAGTCCTCAGGGAGAAACTGCAGCATATCCTAGCCAAGGAGCTCTACCTGTGA